In Polyangiaceae bacterium, the DNA window CGAAGCACGTTCGTTGCCTCGAACAATTCCGAAGTGATAGGCGCCAATGAATCGGTCACCGTCGGCGCGGATCAAAGCAGCCATTGGTCGGATCGAACCATCGCATGTCAGTGGGCGCAAACGGACAAAGCATCGACATCAGGGGCGACCAACGAGAAAGCGTGACGGGAAGCCACTTACGATTTCGGTAACTGCAAGCGACCGACTCTCCGTGGCGGGCGCCCGGGACATACAGGTGAACAGGGCGCAAACCATCACATCCGCGGCGTCGCAAACGATGCCGGCACCGCACAATCTTTCAATGCGGGAATACGCAATCATTGCAGTCAATACGCTGCAAGTGGCGGCACGAAGCACGTTCGTCATGGAGAAGCGGGTGCGGACGGCAAAGTCCTGGCGGAGAGGTAGGACTGATCGCCGCGGCAGAAGGATTGATTCGGGCCCGCGAGCATCACCGCCAATGCGCAGGGAGAAGATCGTTTTATCGGCGGGTGGCTCATCCATCAAATCCAGCGGAGCCGGGCGTCGTAATCAATGGGGCGACGATCAAAGCCCGCCGGTGGGTCGGTCGATGTGACGGGCGCAATCGTGAAAGTAAGTCAAGGCGGAAGGAATGACGCCATATTTTTAAGCCGCCAAGTGGTTCGACCCCGTCCGTAGCATCGACGATAGACTTTATGGTGTTGGTACCCGCGCCTCCGTCGCCGACGCCGATTCCGACTCCATTGCCGCGCCGATATTCAGCGTCGCGTGCGATCCGCTGGGCGCAGCGATCGGTGCTACCATGGGAATGGCACTCCGGGGGCGGCCCCGTGCTCGTCAATGGTTTTGCCCGTGGGCAATACTGGGACGGACGTGTTGCAGGTTTCGGTCATTCCTCCACGCCGCCTGGCGTGTCGCCTTTGCGCCCAACGATTTCCCCGGCAACGAAGGCGTGATCGTGACAAGCAGCAAGACGGTCACGTTTGGGGGCGCATCCGAGGGCGCCTGCTCTCTCGATGGTGATGACCTGCAATTTCCCAATCAGTTTACCAACCTCGCTGTGTCACAGCAGATCCGGCAGGGCCGCCTGTGCTCGTCAGCGGGCCCGATTCATTCGACATTCTTGCGGCGGCGGCTACCAGGGCAATTCAGAACCAAGTGGTTTTCCGACGCTCTGCCGGGGGGCTGAAACCTGGACCCAGCATCTCCCCAAGGCGATTTGTTTCTTTACGGGTCGCGCAGTCGACGTGATGACGGGCGAGGTCTGAGCGACGCTATCGATTTCGAGCGACCGGGGCCCATCCCGATAAGTCGAGCGAAACTATTGGGTAGAAGTCAGCGCGACGGTGCCCTGGGGCCGAGATGGAGCCATCCACTCGATGCGTCCGTCGATGAGCGGGGCGAGGATGTGGTGGTCATTCTTCCCTGATGGGCGTGAGCGAGGTACCTCTTCGCGGGCCGTAGAATTGTCAATCTACAAGGACAGCATCGATCGATACTGCTCCGAACAGAAAAGAAAACAGGTACCGCCTGAGAACATGGGACGGCCGGGGCTGCCATTTTCGCGCGCGTGCCTGAAGTCCGAACAGCATGCTTTCGCTCGTAAACATCACGGATGGTTGCGACAATCAAATTGCATTGCGATATCAGAATGGGCGCTATGCGCTGATAATCGTTTGAGTGTTGGGCGTGAGCTTCGTTGTTCCGGAAAGTACACCCGACAGCAAACTCGCCGGGGTGCATTTCGATGCCATGAAAAATCGACCTCGTGCGATTCACTTATGACGACGAAGGGCGGCTTTCCGCAGCGCTCGATCCGCTGGGCAATGCGCTGCGGTATCAGTACCGAGGCGGTGTGCTCGTTCGGGAGACGAACCGAAACGGACTGAGTTTTTACTTTGAATACGACTGGACTCATCCCAGAGGATGGTGCATTCGCACATGGAGGACGGCGGAATTTACGACCGGAAGATCCCGTACGACAAAACTACGCCTGACGCTCGTGGATAAGTTGCGTGGAGGCCGAACGCATTACTTTGGAAAATAAGGCGGGCTTGTGGATAAATCATCAAATCAGACAGGACAGGAGACGAAGTACGAGTGGGACGAGTGCTATCGGAAAACAGCGGAGGTGGATGGCGCTGGAGGGCGAATCGAATGGGATTACGACGTGCGCGGCAATGTGATTTTGCGGCGCGATGCCGTGGGGGCAACGACGCGCTGGACCTATAATGACTCAAGCGATCCGACAGAGTTCGTCGATGCGTTGAAATGTCTGGCGTTACGAATACGATCACCGTGGCAAACTGCGTATTGCCACCGGATCAGATGGGTAACGCGTATGTTTTGAGTTCGATCGAATCGGCCGGCTTCTGTCCTGTCAAATCCAGGGGGTTTCGCGTTCTCGCTCGCCCCCGACAGCTTTTCCGAGACCAGAGTCCACGATTGGGGAGGGCAATACAACCGATTACCGCTACGACGCATTGGGCAGGGCTTATCTCTTTGGTCCCGATCCTTGGCACACGCACACGGCGCTGGAATGGGACACTGCCGCTCTGCTCCGCTACGTTTGAGCACGCCCACGGCAGGTTGGAAATGCGGTATGATGCCGAAGAAAATGTCGTTGAAGTCACGGACAGATGGGTTACGACGCAAGTTTCATAGCCAGTAAGGTTAAACAGGCGAAATGCTGCATCATTGATGCCTTCGGAAGTGTTGTCACGTATGCCCACGACACCGAAGAGCACCTTGTTGGCATTGTCAATGAGCGCGGCGAAGAGTATCGGTTCACGATCTTGATCCTGCCGGTCGAACTCTTCGTGAATGGCGGTTCCGATGGGGCGAAAGGTCGTGTTTCACCACGACGTTGCCGGAAGATGCTGCGAGAAGGTAGACGGGGCACGGCAACGGACGAGATTCGTTCGAGCCGCTTGCTGGACGCGTGATCGGGCGCATATTCATCAAGGTGGTGAGGCGTTCTGGCTATGAATATGACCTTGCAGGTCGGCTCGTTCGCGCATGGAATAACGAATGCCGGGTAAAGGGGATCGAGCGTGATCCCGATTGGTCGCACTTTGCGTGAGTGGATTGGCCAACTATGCGGTGGATAACGTTTACGATGCCGTAGGTAACCGCTTGTGCATGCGGCTAGACTCAAACATTCAATTCAAAGTTCGATTATAGTGGAAACGGGAATCAGGAACGATTGACCACGGGTGAGAAGCGCGCTACACCGTACCCTTCACGCGTGATGCTGCACCAGGATAACATCGAACAAAGGTACCCGGCGCGATTCGCATTCGTTGGGAACGAAGGCGCTGGTCGTCATCGAAAAATGGACGTCACTGCAAATGACCAAGACGGTCGATTCCGTTGAGTACGAATGGTAGAACAACGGCAAATTGCCTCGATGACGGATCCGCGCACGAGGACGAAAGCGCTACAGGCTAAACGCCGCGTGAATTCTTGACCAAGGCCATTCACGCGGACGGTGCGGGCGAACTTCGAGTTCCAGATTTGGCAGGAAGCTTATACCGCACTAGGGATCGGAGTGATCGACATTTTACCGTCGGCGGCGTGATCGTTCGACAACGACACACGTTATTTCACGACGGTGATGAGCGACTTTCGTCGAGAAGGTACTCCCCAGCGGCGACAAGTGGCAATACATGTGGGACGACGTGGGACCGCTCGGTCAGTGCTTCGTCCGGATGGCCGGAGGTCGAGGATTTTCGTACGATCCGCTGGGCCGTCGTAATAATCCAAGCGCCATGATTTACGGACCACAACGCGGCATCTGAATTGAGGAAGAACTGACGGAGTCGGCGAGGTCGGAAGCGACGGAAGCTATACCGCATGGGCGCCGGGGCAAGAATGCATTCAGGCCGCTGGCCAAGCTCGAGGACGGCGCATTCTGCGGGATTGTCAGCGATCATCTGGGCACGCCAAAGGCGCTGTTCGACGCTGCTGGGCGGAAGCACTGCATGGCGAAGGCGAACTAGATATCTTCGGGCGGGCAACCATCGAGCATGCTGACACCGTTTGTCCGTGGCGAGTGGCCGGGCGCGCATCACGATGAGGAGATCGGTCTTCGTACAACCGATTTCGTTATTATGATAGCGAGCAGGGAGGTACATCAGCCGGATCAATTCGGCTGCTCAGTGGTTTCAATCTATATTCCCCGCTGTAGTCGATCCATTACTCTGGGTGGATCCGTTCGGCCTGGTGGCCTGTGAGCAAGGTTACAAGAAGGACGCCCCCCTCACGTCGGACGAAGGCTCAACCACGCATGAAACCGTCATGCGGCACAGGTATTCGGACGCGAGGTTGGTCGTGCCAATAACGACTTCGATCGCTTCGCCGCCCTCGTGGATCGTGCGAGGAAAAGCAAGCAAACATTCTTTTGGCGAACAGGCAATGACAGCACACTCGCCCATCTGGCGCGAATCAATGGAACTTACATTGCTGTTACAATTCTTCGGCGAAGGCGATAATATTGATAAACTGGCGACGGTTTTCGTGTGCCAAACAGAAGCCAACTCCAAAGAATCTTTCAAGTCATGAGCAAGGACAGCCCCTGAGGTGACCAATGCGCGATGATGGCTGCGTATGAGCATTTGGATTCCACCTGACGTGCAGGAGTCACCGCTGTACGGTGGCGAACCATTACGTTGCTCGGGGCTGGACGGTTTGCGACGTAACGGCTTGCGATGTGGCGTTGAAAAGCGCTTTCCGTCGAGATCGATGCTCGATCTGGCAGTTGAACCAGCGCGTTCATTGCGGGCGTCAATTGCCCAGCCGGCAAGTGGATAATCAAAGTGGAGCTCGACAAGGTGGGCTCAGGCCCAACAACCGCACGGCCCGGAGGTGCGCGTATAGTTCGGTGCCTGCCATGAAACCCGACCATCCGGTCGAGATAGCGATCCCGGTTACCGAACACCGTCCGGATCGACCATTTGTGAAGAGGCGAACCACACGAAATGAAAGGGGTGCTGGACGAGCTTTCCTCATTGAGCGAAGCGGTGCTCGCTTCCTGGGCCGCTAGTGTCTCCACTGGGACGTGGGCCGAGCCTTCCTGAGTTATTTGGGCGAGCGCCCCTCGTATGTGGAATCTATCGACGATATTCCTTTCCGATTTGGAATTCGATGCGCATGCGATTAAGCCTCATTCGAGCACGCACACAAGGAGCATTGGGCATCGGGATGGCTGGTTTTCCATCGCACCATATAGGGGCCTCAAGGTATCCGGTTATACCTGCGACGGAATTCGAGGGCATCATGTGGCGATTACTGTCCGGTTGGGCGCATCGACAGCGATACAGCTGATATTGCGCCAGCGTTTTTACGGCCGGCGTGGCTTTTCGCAGCGCCACCTCGAGCCGCTCCGCAGCCTTGCACGTCGCCGCTTTTTTTCGTCCACGCACTCGCACGATCGGCATGGAGCGCTTCATGCTGTGTCTCAAGCGTATCAGCGTTTGTTTTGCGCGACCACGCTCGAGTCCCACGGATACACGCGTATTCGTCCATTACAATCGGCCCACGGAAGGTTTCTACTCGGGTGACGTACGCCACATCATATCGTTCGCGGAGCATCTGCTCTCCCGCGCTGCTTCTTCTTCAATGGCACATTTCCACCGATGATTGTCCCGATTTTCCAATCCTCTTCTCGCAATCCGTGCGACGCTAGAATGGTAGACCGCTCGCTTTTCTTTTGTCCATTTCAGCGGCGATCGTTGCAACGTGCTCGATGGTCAATTGATGGGCGGCAATGCCGGCGCCGCTTCCTTCCGGCGGTGGGACAATCCTTCGTTTGGCAAATGGGAGGCTTCGACGGATGTCGCGTCCGCCACCGCGATCGGCCCAATCATGGGCGGTTTTTCCACGACGGGAGGCGCGGGAGTGACGTCTTCGACTGGTGGCGGTTCCTCTATCGTAGGTAGTGGCGCAGTGTCACGAGTCGCGCGGAACGTTCATCGAGTGGCCCCTTTGGCCTTGGGCGCATCGAATGGCGTGACGGGCTTCAAAACCGTCGCGACACCCGCGTACCATAGCGGCTTCGGTCGAATATATATCGTCATCCGCGACGCGGTTTTTCGGCGGGGTGGATGTAACCGAGCTACGCCCGGCACGAATGGTGTTGCGGGCTTATCGTCGCGCGAAACGCGGAATTCCATGGTTGCATCGAGCCTTTGCTCGTCGTTCGCAGGGCGCGCGATACTCTTCGGGGCAATGGGCTCCAGCCGTAACCGTCACACGCCCTCTTTCTGCCGCATTGTGAGGACGGGCGTGCCGCGCCAAACCAGCATGGCCAATCCACGATTTGTATCGATGCACAACGTATCGCAACGCAGCCTCACGTCCTGCGATTCTCCCCAGGCCGCTGCAACGTCGCGTGCGGAACGAGTTTTGAGTCAGGTTTCCAACCGAGGAAACACCGAATGCAATTGGTCGAGCACGATGCGCTCGTCGCCCGCAAGCTCCCCGAGCTGCTGATCTGCCGGAGCCACATTGAAGCAGGCCCCGTCGATGTCACCGGGCAATGGGCGCTTTTGCCACGCGTGAGGGTCCCAGGTCGCCGCATGCACGCCAAGCGACGCCAATCGTGCCGGATCATTGGGCGGCAGCGGTGCCAATCCGTCCACAATCCATCCGCGATCCGCTCGCACACGAGTGGCCTTTTCGAGGTTTCCCACGACCAGTCGAGCCATGATGCTGGTCGCGTGCGCCGGCGCGTAAGCTCGTCCCAGGACAAACACGTCCGCTCGCCGTTTGAATGGTGCAACGTCGCTCGCAACCCCAGTATCCCATGGAGGTTCCTGCGTGGCAGCCAACGGCGATTCCTCTGGGCGCAACTCGAATGTCGCCTTGCAAAGCACTGTCAGCGCAAAAGCACCGGGCCGCGGCTGCCACGGAAGCAACGCCACTCTCAACGGGCAAAGTGTAACAATATCCATGCGCGAAGCGGAAATCACGGACTCTGTTGAATGTTGTTCGGCAACGCGGGCTCATGTACCATCGGCGCGATCAGGATAGAGGGAATGCGAAGCAGGTGCACGTTCGGAGTTTGCTCGTGGTGCCTGCGGTGCTCGCGCTTGCGAATGAGGCGCAAGCGGATGCTATGGCTGCGGACAAAGCCGCGGCGGATGCGTTGTTCACCGAGGCTCGGACCTTGCCTTGATGCGGGCAACGTTGCCAGGCGTGCGCGTAAGTTCGGAAGAGCCAACGGCTCGATCCGGCTGTGGGCACTGCGCTGAACCTTGCGGATTGTTACGAGCGCGACGGGCGCACAGCAAGCGCCTACGTGGCCTTTGGAGACGCTGCAGCGTTCGCGCGGCGCGTGGGCGATTCCGACCGCGCCGACGAGGCAGCGCGGCGCGCAGACGCCTTGGCGCCGAAGCTCGTAAAGCTTGCCGTGACCGTGCCCGAGCCAAGCCGCGTACAGGGGCTCGCGGTGCTGCGTGATGGTCTGCCGCTCGCGCCGACGTTGTGGGGCACAGCCATCGCAGTGGACCCGGGCGAGCATATCGTCGAGGCGAAGGCACCAGGGCGTTCATCCTGGAAGACCACGGTGAAGCTCGACGTACCTGGTGTCGTGCAATCTGTTCAGGTGCCTGTGCTCGATGAAAGCCGGGTGCCGCCTCCACCGGGAAAACCGCGCAACGGGTGGCGGGAATCGTCGTGGGCAGCGTTGGGCTTGGTGCGCTTGGCACAGCGGTTGGTCTGGCGGTTGCCGCGCGACGAACGGACAACGAGTCCAAACAGTATTGCCTACCGGATGATCCGAACAAGTGCTTCGACGCGAAAGGCGTGACGCTTCGAAACGAGGCAATCACGTATGCCGATGCCGCGACGGTCGTAACGATTGCAGGGGGTTTGGCCGTCGCAACAGGCGTGACGTTGTTTCTTCTCGCAGGTGCACCGAAGCCGGCCAATAAGTCCGCTCGTGCATGGATCGTCGTGCCCCACGCGTCGCCCCAGACCGCGGGGCTCATGTTTGCAGGCGTGTTTTGATGCCAGCGGGAGGATGGCGCGATGCTGCACGCATTTCAACCCGGCCAAACGCTACTCGACAAATACCGTGTCGAGCGCGTGCTTGGTGCGGGCGGGATGGGCGTTGTCATCGCGGCGCGGCATCTCGCGCTCGACGAGCTGGTTGCGATCAAATTCATGTTGGGAGGCGGAAAGCCGGCGGATCTGACACGTTTCGTGCGTGAGGC includes these proteins:
- a CDS encoding DUF2169 domain-containing protein; this encodes MRVALLPWQPRPGAFALTVLCKATFELRPEESPLAATQEPPWDTGVASDVAPFKRRADVFVLGRAYAPAHATSIMARLVVGNLEKATRVRADRGWIVDGLAPLPPNDPARLASLGVHAATWDPHAWQKRPLPGDIDGACFNVAPADQQLGELAGDERIVLDQLHSVFPRLET